The genome window CCTGCAGCGCCGGAAGATGCAGGCGGGCCACCGTCTCATCGGCGACGGGGACCAGGCGGCGGCGCCCGGCAAGGGGCGCCAGTTCGGCCCCGGCGCGGTCGATCAGCCCCGGGCCGATGCGGATATCGTAGGCGCGGTCCGCGAGTTCGACCCGGACCGCGCGGGTCACGGCGGGTCCCCTTCGGCCGTCCCGGCACCCTTCTCGGCGAGATACCGGCGGAGCCCGGCGATCACACGCTCCACCATCACATCCTGGGGGCTGTCGTCGGTGTCCACGACCACATCCGATTCGGCGTAGATCGGGTAGCGGACTTCGATCAGCTGGGACAGAACCTCACGCGGGTCGGCGTTCTTCAGCAACGGACGATGATTGCGGCGCGAGGTGCGTGCGACCAAAAGATCCAGGTCGGCGCGCAGCCAAACCGAAACCCCTTGCGCCCGGATCAGATCGCGGGTGTCGGGGTCCATGAAGGCGCCGCCACCGGTGGCCAACACATGCGGCGGCTCGGACAGCAGGCGGCGGATCACACGCCGCTCGCCGTCGCGGAAGGCGGCCTCGCCGTAACGGGAAAAGATCTCGTCGATGGAGCAGCCGGCGGCGGCCTCCACCTCCGCATCGGCATCCTTGAAGGGCAGACCCAACCGAGTGGCAAGGCGACGGCCGATGCTGCTCTTGCCGGACCCCATCAGGCCGACGAGAACAATCGATTTTTGCATCTGGGCGAGCGGGTTCAACGGCATCCAATCCAAAGGTTGGTTTGGGCCCGGCCGATGAAATGGGCCGGGGTGAAGCCCTGATGCCACACTCCCGAGCTTACATCAATGCGGGGGCGTTCCGACGCATGGCCGTGCTTGCGGGCGCAAAGGCCGCGCATGTACGTTCGCCACACATTGAACATTGTCGTTCCGGACACAGTGTTGCACCTTTGCCATGCGCCTGCCGGCCGGAGCGGACACCCCGGGCGGAGCCGGTCCAGGCAGGCACGCAGTCGGGAACACGCGGGCGATCGCACCCATGAAGAAGATTTTGGCAGCCGTCGTAGCCTTGATCCTACTGCTCCTGGTCGGAGGTGCGGTCCTGCTCGGCACGTTGAACATCCCGCCCCCCTCCGGGGCGGTGGAGCGGGTCATTCCCAATGACCGGTTCCAGCGTTAACCGTCTGGCGGCCGCGCTGATCGCGGCCATCACCCTTCCGGCGGCGGCGGCCGCCCAATCCGGCCAGCCGTTGCGGCTCGGCCCGCCGCCGCCACAGCGCGCGGCGCCCGCTCCCATGGGCCAAGCGCCCGTGGACCCGGCACCTGTGGATCAGGTCCCCACGGACCCGGCCAATCCGCCTCCAGCCCCGGCCCAGGCATCGCCCACCCTTCTCGGCGTTCCACCCGGGACCGCGGGAACGTCCGGTTCCGACGCCCCGCCCCCCGGCGCCGACATCCGAAGCTCCGGCATCCAGATCGTGCCGCTCGAAGACCCTGGCGAGGCTTGGACCGGCCTTCTCGACCGTCTGAACGGCGGCTTCGGCCGCAGGATGTGGGCGGATACGCCGCGGCCGACGGTCGACCGGTTGCTGGCGGCACTCCCGACCGGCATGGCGTCGCCCGCGATGCGGGATCTGGCCGTGCGCCTTCTGCTGAGCCAGGCGGCAGCCCCACCCGGGGATGAGGACATCGACGCCATCGACGCCAAGCGGGTGGCAAAGCTGGTCGCCCTGGGCGAGCGCCGGACGGTGGCCGAGCTGACCGCGCGCATGCCCGATGCGCTGGACAATGCCGAGATCGCCC of Azospirillaceae bacterium contains these proteins:
- a CDS encoding shikimate kinase, translating into MPLNPLAQMQKSIVLVGLMGSGKSSIGRRLATRLGLPFKDADAEVEAAAGCSIDEIFSRYGEAAFRDGERRVIRRLLSEPPHVLATGGGAFMDPDTRDLIRAQGVSVWLRADLDLLVARTSRRNHRPLLKNADPREVLSQLIEVRYPIYAESDVVVDTDDSPQDVMVERVIAGLRRYLAEKGAGTAEGDPP